In a genomic window of Chrysemys picta bellii isolate R12L10 chromosome 1, ASM1138683v2, whole genome shotgun sequence:
- the CREBL2 gene encoding cAMP-responsive element-binding protein-like 2 yields the protein MDDSKVLGGKVKKPGKRGRKPAKIDLKAKLERSRQSARECRARKKLRYQYLEELVSSRERAICALREELEMYKQWCMAMDQGKIPSEIKALLTGEEQSKAQQNSTKLAKAGKTETHSNNPW from the exons GTGCTCGGAGGCAAAGTAAAGAAACCAGGCAAACGAGGTCGTAAACCAGCCAAAATAGATTTGAAGGCAAAACTTGAGAGAAGTCGTCAGAGTGCGAGAGAATGCAGAGCGAGAAAGAAGCTGAGATACCAGTATCTGGAAGAGCTGGTTTCAAGCAGAGAGAGAGCAATCTGTGCACTTAGAGAAGAGCTGGAAATG TACAAGCAGTGGTGCATGGCAATGGACCAAGGGAAAATCCCCTCTGAAATAAAAGCCTTGCTAACTGGAGAGGAGCAAAGCAAAGCACAGCAGAACTCAACCAAACTTGCCAAGGCTGGGAAGACAGAAACACACAGTAACAATCCCT ggTGA